The Bacillota bacterium genome contains the following window.
TTTCCCGTCCTATAATCAAATAGGACATCCTTCACTACTCCCAGCTCATTTCCCGATTTTGAATAAATTTTTGTGTCTTTTATTTCCTTTAATTGCTCACTGCATCCAATTTTTAATGTTTTTTTAGTTTTACTTTTATTATAATTTTTATTACCCTTTTTATAACGGTATTGCTCTATCCTTTTTTCATTTTCTTTATTAATTAGTATTCCATCACTACTTATTTCATTAATATCTTCAAGCATTATCAGCCCCGTACCGGATTTACCCTCCATTTTTTCAATTATAACTGCCTTTACTTGTTTTTCTTTACTGTTATAAACAACATCCTTTACAAAACCAAGTTCTTTTTCGCCAGGTATAACAATTACCGGTAAGCCAATAATTCTTCTGCTCTTTTCCAATAATATCCCCCATAATCAACTTTCTTATTTTAATCATAATTTTTGCCTAAACATAATTTTATTATTTCACATTTTAAAAAATAAATTCATATATTGGATACTTTAATATTCCTGGTATTTCGGTGTTAAGCAGAATTTAAGTTAAATGGAATTTATTTGACTGGAAGTTAAATTTTCTGTAAAATGTCTTTAAAAAGACTTCATATTAAACTTAAAAGCGAGGTATGATGTATGATAAATTCAGAATTAAATAATAAATTTGAAAGTGTTGGGGTTTTACTTCCTGAAATCTTATTACCCGCAGAAGGGGTTGATTTATACAAATGGTCAGTGATAGCTTGTGACCAATATACTTCTCAGCCTGAATACTGGGAAAAGGTTGAAAAAACAGTAGGAGACGACCCTTCTACCTTAAAGCTTATACTTCCTGAAGTTTTCCTTGAAAATAACGATGTTGAGGAAAGAATAAATAAAATAAACATTACAATGAAAAAATACCTCGATGAAGGAATATTATGCCCTCAAAAACCCTGTTTTGTATATTTAGACCGGGAAACACCCCGTGTTAAATCCAGGAAAGGCTTACTTCTTGCAATTGATCTTGAAAAGTATGACTATAATAAAGG
Protein-coding sequences here:
- a CDS encoding PRC-barrel domain-containing protein, giving the protein MEKSRRIIGLPVIVIPGEKELGFVKDVVYNSKEKQVKAVIIEKMEGKSGTGLIMLEDINEISSDGILINKENEKRIEQYRYKKGNKNYNKSKTKKTLKIGCSEQLKEIKDTKIYSKSGNELGVVKDVLFDYRTGNIEGVEISDGILQDLMEGRKIIPLIGKYEFGEDGLLVDNDAVEEIIDTGGGIKNKLFGESKIYLP